One Salvia splendens isolate huo1 chromosome 12, SspV2, whole genome shotgun sequence genomic window carries:
- the LOC121757756 gene encoding uncharacterized protein LOC121757756 produces the protein MVPNKSVTAAGARRCWTEREETILMTAMKELAATGWKSDNGFQSGYLTRALEALKREFPKTDIVVHPHIKSKITTWKKNYYSLMQILDRSGVGFNADGDYKIDIDDEQWAQVVEKDSNAKYMRNKSWPMFSDWKEIFGKDRADGLKGMDTGEAVQKIYGYKADVGDSSAKSSPITLDELFPDEVFPGGVMPEMVDESTSAPTPLRVPTRVQKKLPTKRKAEDKMDSVLALMNRIHEDTNDRLKDISTRIGYEFDLSTKRTEVFNQLKGMPGLTLKQQFYAAKKLVKEPELMDLFRGLDEWARPAFVLDLLETDRMI, from the exons ATGGTTCCCAACAAAAGCGTAACAGCAGCTGGCGCACGGCGTTGTTGGACAGAACGCGAGGAGACGATTCTTATGACAGCTATGAAAGAGTTGGCTGCAACTGGTTGGAAGTCCGATAATGGGTTCCAGTCAGGTTATCTAACCCGTGCTCTGGAGGCCCTGAAACGTGAATTTCCAAAAACTGATATTGTTGTTCACCCTCACATCAAGTCGAAAATCACCACATGGAAAAAGAATTACTATTCTCTTATGCAAATACTTGACCGTAGTGGAGTTGGTTTCAATGCGGACGGCGACTACAAGATAGACATCGATGATGAACAATGGGCACAAGTTGTGGAG AAAGACAGCAATGCCAAGTACATGAGGAATAAGTCGTGGCCAATGTTCAGTGACTGGAAGGAGATTTTCGGCAAGGACCGTGCTGATGGGCTAAAGGGCATGGACACCGGGGAGGCTGTTCAAAAGATATATGGTTATAAGGCTGATGTTGGTGACAGTTCAGCTAAATCTTCACCAATTACTTTAGATGAACTATTCCCCGATGAAGTTTTCCCTGGCGGTGTAATGCCTGAGATGGTTGATGAGAGCACCTCGGCACCGACACCTTTGAGAGTACCTACAAGGGTACAGAAAAAACTACCGACAAAGAGGAAGGCCGAGGACAAGATGGACAGTGTCCTTGCTTTGATGAATCGCATCCATGAAGACACCAACGATCGGTTGAAGGACATATCTACACGAATTGGTTATGAGTTTGATCTAAGCACAAAGAGAACCGAGGTCTTCAACCAGCTTAAAGGCATGCCCGGGCTGACCCTCAAACAACAATTCTATGCggcaaaaaaattagtaaaggaGCCCGAGCTTATGGATCTCTTTAGGGGATTGGATGAATGGGCACGGCCGGCGTTTGTGCTTGATCTCCTTGAGACAGATCGAATGATTTGA
- the LOC121759443 gene encoding la-related protein 6B-like produces the protein MDQEHASDALNSPSAAIGKKLSAKAAEFVPRTSSSAVAPPPPPRLLQPMYTRLPSFVSPLPPPYFGYEAYYQQDAAPFYAYNVNPGGRGERSPDGSTASSAASSAKNGLSDAHQKVVRQVEFYFSDINLATTDQLFRFMCKDPEGYVPLSVVASFKKVKSAITDITQLASILWSSNKLLVSEDRNNVKRQHPLTESDMEELQSHIVIAENLPKDHSHQKLMKIFSSVGSVKSIRTCAPQNLNGKTGKGDRSQCAGKFHAFVEYESVEFAEKAVSELQDESNWRNGLKVRLLLDSPVKSTQARTKKAGHEGQPSGKKDEATVREMQGFKENRLEESVWNCDVRNNELQLEDYTKGNGQKKGRNSGSGGGKGRGKGKGQGQRQARGRPHHAANGGGGLGPASLDVPVLNSSKESPVPRMPDGTKGFSMGRGKPLVY, from the exons ATGGATCAGGAGCATGCTTCCGATGCCCTAAATTCACCTTCAGCTGCCATCGGCAAAAAGCTCAGCGCCAAGGCTGCTGAATTCGTCCCCCGcacctcctcctccgccgtcgcaccacctccgccgccgcgcCTGCTTCAACCTATGTACACGAGGCTGCCGTCCTTTGTATCGCCTCTGCCACCGCCTTATTTTGGATACGAGGCCTATTACCAGCAAGATGCGGCACCGTTCTATGCGTATAATGTGAATCCAGGCGGTCGGGGAGAGCGTTCGCCTGATGGCAGCACTGCTAGCTCTGCGGCTTCTTCGGCGAAGAATGGATTGTCCGATGCACACCAGAAAGTAGTCCGCCAG GTCGAATTCTATTTCAGTGATATCAATTTGGCAACAACTGATCAGTTATTTAGGTTTATGTGCAAAGATCCTGAAGGTTATG TGCCACTTTCTGTTGTTGCATCATTCAAGAAGGTGAAAAGTGCCATTACCGACATCACACAGCTTGCTAGTATCCTGTGGAGCTCTAATAAACTG TTAGTAAGTGAAGACAGAAACAATGTTAAACGCCAGCATCCATTAACTGAATCCGATATGGAAGAGCTGCAA TCTCATATagtcattgctgaaaacttgcCCAAGGATCACTCCCACCAGAAGCTCATGAAAATATTCTCATCTGTAGGAAG CGTTAAGTCAATCCGTACTTGTGCACCTCAGAATTTAAATGGAAAAACAGGAAAAGGTGACAGATCACAGTGTGCTGGCAAG TTTCATGCTTTTGTGGAGTATGAATCTGTTGAATTTGCTGAGAAAGCG GTCTCTGAACTGCAAGATGAGAGCAACTGGAGGAATGGTCTGAAAGTTCGTTTGCTGCTTGATAGTCCT GTAAAATCTACCCAAGCACGAACAAAGAAAGCTGGTCATGAGGGTCAGCCCTCTGGTAAGAAAGACGAGGCAACTGTTAGGGAGATGCAGGGTTTCAAGGAGAATCGGTTGGAAGAGTCTGTGTGGAACTGTGATGTACGAAATAATGAGCTTCAG TTGGAGGATTACACAAAAGGCAATGGACAGAAGAAGGGGCGCAATtctggtagtggtggtggtaagGGCAGAGGAAAAGGGAAGGGGCAGGGACAGAGACAAGCACGCGGACGCCCTCATCACGCGGCTAATGGAGGAGGTGGTTTGGGACCGGCATCGTTAGATGTTCCAGTGTTGAACTCATCCAAGGAGTCTCCTGTTCCTCGTATGCCAGACGGCACAAAGGGATTCTCTATGGGTCGAGGGAAGCCGTTAGTCTATTGA